A region of Solanum dulcamara chromosome 7, daSolDulc1.2, whole genome shotgun sequence DNA encodes the following proteins:
- the LOC129895427 gene encoding miraculin-like: MKSVVLLISLVLAFSSSCATTTPNPLLHVVRDIDGEILRSDTRYFVVSPGNGGVTRGPTMNGARHDANFVCPFQVVMSRFNKGTPVYFKPKAPKQEEITESSDVNIEFYLGNPTVCNNNVWLVEGFPGNEIPMFLSTNGQAGNPLNVATWFQIKKANDFSYKLVFCPYGEHICSDIGIADGSGERRLALRTENTFYVVFIKDTNIGIKSII; this comes from the exons atgaagaGCGTTGTTTTGCTAATTTCACTTGTTCTTGCATTTTCGTCTTCATGTGCTACAACAACTCCTAATCCACTCTTGCATGTGGTGCGTGACATTGATGGTGAAATTCTCAGATCAGACACCAGGTACTTTGTGGTGTCACCCGGTAACGGCGGAGTAACGCGAGGCCCGACGATGAATGGAGCTCGTCATGACGCTAACTTCGTCTGTCCCTTTCAG GTGGTGATGTCTCGATTCAACAAAGGCACGCCAGTGTATTTCAAACCAAAGGCACCCAAACAAGAAGAAATCACTGAATCGAGTGATGTTAACATTGAGTTCTATCTTGGCAATCCAACTGTTTGTAATAACAATGTGTGGTTGGTGGAAGGTTTCCCAGGAAATGAGATCCCAATGTTCTTGTCAACTAATGGACAGGCAGGAAATCCTTTGAATGTGGCAACCTGGTTTCAGATTAAGAAAGCTAATGATTTCTCTTATAAGTTGGTGTTTTGTCCTTATGGAGAGCACATCTGTAGTGACATTGGCATCGCAGATGGTAGCGGAGAAAGGCGTTTGGCTTTAAGAACAGAAAATACCTTCTATGTTGTGTTCATCAAGGATACTAACATCGGAATTAAATCGATTATATGA